Genomic window (Dasypus novemcinctus isolate mDasNov1 chromosome 10, mDasNov1.1.hap2, whole genome shotgun sequence):
CTGTGCTCCATGATCTTGCTATAATCTCCAAAAATTTCTGTATAATAAGGAATCATAGAAGTAACCTTTTTAATTTACtcaaaaatatttcttacatttcttccAAGTTCCTAGCCTTTACAAGTCATAATCATTCTTTCAGTGGTACTAGCCACACTGTGGAAATGGGGAAATTCCTGCCTTAAGTTCCTTCTGCTACTTGGTTGTCTTCAGCCAAGGGTGTTAGGTGTAAAATATCTCTTCATGTAAAATGAGGATAGgagaaaaaatgttgaaaattcaTTTTCTCAGTGTCCACAGACAAATTTACATCTGGGGCTAGAATGAGTATTATTCAGTGTATAAGTGGGAATGTCTCCAGTCATAGGTGCATGTCCAAATACCTAAAATGGCATTCAAGTGCTTCTCTCCTAACATTATTCCTCTCCAATATTCTGCAAAAATTTTAgattcataaatatcaaatacatatatatatatatcatcttaGTTTGTTAGAGCTGATATGACAAGTACTACACCACAGTGATTGGCCTATACATATATAACAAGAGTTTATTGTCTCACAGCATGATGGATTGAATTTTCTGCCCCTGTTTGGGCATGTTCTTAGTATTTGTGCACATTTTATTGGGTGTGGACTCATAAATAAGATCTGTTTAAGGCGATACAGAAAAGCTATGGTTCAACTGAACCAGATTgagctttaatccagattactggaggcctttataagcagaatgaaattcaaacacaaagagagacagcCACAGAGAGCAGTCAGAAGCCAaaggtcaatggaacctggaagagaaagcattGCCGTATGCTACCATGAGCATTGTCATGTGATAGAAAATGTAAGATTCACATTTGCAGCCAGTCAGCCCCAAAAGTTACAGTCTTTAAGactttgctgatgccttgattttggacttcctgtTGCCTCAAAAAAGTGAGCCACTAGTCctcattatttaagccaacctactgtatgttatttgtttttgcaactaagaaattaaaatacattgtTTTGAAGGATTTAAGTCCAACATCAAGACATCAACAGGCCACACTTTATCCTGGAGTTCTAGTGACAGCAATCCTCCATCACATAGAgatctcttcctctctctgtcttccCTTTGTTCCTTATGACTTCTCTAATCtcaatttcttctatttaaaaCACTTTCAGTCATAAGGATTAAATTTATGGTAATCCCTTATAAAGTTTGGCTACCCTAAATAGTATCTTTGGAAATCCGAATCTTCCCTTAACATATTCAATAGTGGGTACATAGCCACAAAATGCacattaagacttgaacatggcATTTgtggagtacataattcaatgCCCTATtctgaggtgaggagcccccgcttctctagacagggggctcggggtggggaggcgcaggcgtgagaggacgcGCAGTGGCTtgaaggacaactgcggagatgaggtggatggcgcaggtctactttattgaggaagtacaagcagttttatagagtatgaagagaggggattggtggagggtgattgggttctgataggctagattagctgttgttaccttataagggcatagaagcagaattcgtctactaggctggtcagtagttactagggagagattaaatttgagagggctgagctggatagctcgctgataggtggaagagagcaggcgtgtctttacaaggtaggaggccctgagattggcccagacggaggtggtgtgagggggcttgcgtgagtttcctctgcggggaggcgtaggtgcatacctcgtcccgaggggccaaccaagggaggcatATTTCGTGCCTCAGATCTCGGAGgtggccagttctgagagccaaacttttgcatgcttgccctcaattcccctttgttttcttttaaggctaGGGTGGAGATAGCCAGAACTCGCTGGTTCTGCTTTAATGCGGTTAGGGAGGTAAAGACACATCTGAACACTATGAGAAGAATAACAGCTATTAGGAAAAGGATACCATAGAAAATGAGAGTGGCAGGGTTGAAAATTTGGGTGAACTTATTGAGTAGCTGACTGAGGAGGCTAATAGTAAATTCGGGGACAACGAGGTCATTAAAGGTTTCTATGCCATGCTGCAGAGAGAGGGTATAATTCCAAAAGGGTTGGTTATAGGATTGGCAACACTGCCAAAGGCTATAACTAAGAGAGCGTCTGGGGCGGGGGGAGTAAGAGAAACAGTGAGAGTTATCGATGTGGGTACGAAGGTGGGGTTGCATGGTAGCTGTAGAGAGCAGTTGCTTaggatgagttgggggaaaacaaggctctgcggggaaagggaaaggagtcCAGGAGGATGATGGACAGACCTCCATGGACTGGCCTGTAGAGGCGAGCGAAAGCATAGCAAGCAGCAGGGCAACGAGGTTAGGGGGCTTCGTTGGGCCCGTGGCTCTGGCTCTCCTATACAGGTGGATCAGGGCGGTGATGTCTGGAGCTTCATCCGACATGTTGAGGTGTTGTATCTGGTGTTGGAGAACTCGCATCCGCCGGCGGTCCCTCCGGGACGGCTTCCATGGACCCTGACTGGGTCGGTTTGGTCTCTCCAGTTGCTGGGCGGACATTCCTTccagggatccagatgggctgtgggacgttatctggaaaaatacaagcaaaccctcgtcCTTGGGTTAGAAGGGGGCTGGGTCCCTGCCAGTTGTTGGATTCTGGGTTCTTCCAATATACGAGGGGAAGAGGAGTAGATATTATAGAGGGCCCCCAATGCTTATGCATTGGCGAGAGGCCATTCTTGTCAAATGTCATCAAATTTAAGTGTATTAGGCATGAAGTTAATAGTTCATCTGGTGTAGCTTGGGGCTGTATACCCCTCTCTTTTTCAATGAGAACCTTTAAGCGATGGTGTGTATTTTCTACTATGGCTTGACCTTGTGGATTGTAtgggatgccaaaatggtgtgtgatgttgtACGTTCTGATAAAATTTTGGAACTCTCTGCTAGTATAGGCagggccattgtctgtttttaggtcCCAAGGCACTCCCATGAACAGGATGGCTTGTCGCAGTGCCTTTATGCAGTGCCTAGCCTTTTCACTGGCCAAGGCTGCCGCATAAGTTAAATGAGAATAAGTATCTATGATGACATGTACATATTTTAGCCTAGCAAATGTTGGGATgtgggtgacatccatttgccagcgtGCATTGGGCTTCAGGCCTCGGGGGTTAACCCCTTGAGGTTGTAGGGGTCCCAATGGTAAGAATGGTGCGCAGGTTTTGCAAAGGCACACTAGGTGTTTGCATGTGTCTAAAGGTACGTCAGGGAGTAAGTGCTTTAAGGACGCAGCTGAAAAATGAAAGCGCGCGTGCAGATTTTTTGCCTGACTGATGGGATCAACGGTCAATTGTTGCATTAAGAGTGCCGAGACTAAAGAGTCAACCAAATGGTTTCCTTTTGCTATAGGTCCTGGAAGTGAGGTATGACTTCTAACATGGCTAATATACCAGGGGTGATGTCTATGCTCCAGGGCCTTTTTTAGGTCAACCACGGCTGCATCTAGAGGTGAGTCTGTGGGGAAGAAGGTGCAGTACGCTATGGTTTTACAAACCTGGCAGGCATACTGGCTGTCTGAAAATATGTTAAGTGGTTCCTGACTAAATGTTTGAAGGGTTGCTATGATTGCATGTAGCTCGCCCCTCTGGACTGAATTAGTTAACTTATAGGCCTGATATGAGGGTGTGCATTTGTTGGTTGTATATGCTACAAAGCCAAATCCACGTTTGGATGCATCAGTGAATACTACTGTGGCATGAGGAATAGGCACTCCAGAAGGGAATGCATGGTTTTGTTCCATTAACTTTATGCCTGTAAGGCCTTGCAACAACTTGCTCGAAGGGTAATGTGTGTTAAAGTCCCCAGTATACTGTTCCTTGAGCACTTGCATGCTATAGTTCTCCTGCAAGAGGGTGGTAGTTTGTTCTTTATTTAATGGCCATATAATTCGTGCAGGTTCTACACTGTACCTTTGCCTACACAAAGTGACAAGGTCTGATGCCAAGGATATAAAGGCCTGTATTAGTGGCAGGAGCTTTGGAATGCAAGATTTAGACAAATGCACCCAAAGAAGAGGCCCATTTTGCCATAACACTCCCATTGGGGTGCCTAGGGTTTTGAGGACTAGAGCTAAGATTGGTTCCTCAGGGTTATATATATTGATAACTGCTTTCGACAAAGCCTGGGACACCTTTTCTATGGCTTGTTTGGCAGCCGGggtgattttaatctttttatgaatTATATTGGAAGGGTGTCCAGGTGTTTTAAGCAGCTGGAAAAGGGGGTCAAGGTCTTGTGTAGTGATAGGGATGGAGGTTCTAATCCAATTGATATGTCCGCAAAGCTGTTGCAGCTCGGTAAGAGTGAGAGCTTCCGGAGTCTCGAGTTGGGGTGATATGGGGTTTATATGGGAGGTTATTCGGTATCCAAGAAATGTGAATGGGGCTACCTTTtgtaccttttcttctttgatggttaagtttatttgttAGAGGTTTAATTTTAATTGGTTTAGCCCTTCGATTAGCATTTCTTCTTCACTGTGAGCAATGAGaatgtcatccatatagtggatgacgTAATATGAGGATCTAAGAGGTTCAATGGCCTGATTGACATAATTTTGGCACATTGCTGGACTGTTTCTCATACCTTGCGGTAACACGGTCCATTGATATCTAGCATTAGCCCCTTGATGATTGGGCAGtggaaccgtgaaggcgaactTTTTGCGGTCATTAGGATGCAGTGgtatggagaagaaacagtctttgatgtcAATAATAAGTATGTGGTATTTTTTGGGAATAGTTGACGGGTGAGGTAGCCCCGGTTGTGGGGAACCCATtggttttatatgcttatttatcTCGCGTAGGTCATGGAGGAATCGGTatgcctgtttgtcttttttgtgtatgACAAAGACTGAGGAATTCCATGGGCTAACAGAGGGTTCTATGTGTCTCAGGTGTAGCTGCTCTTGTACTAATAACTTTAAAGCTTCCAATTTATGAGACGGGAGAGGCCATTGCTCAACCCAGataggttcctctgtgtcccattgaagAGGAACGGGTTGAGGCGGTAAATTATGAGCAATGGCGCTTAGAATTGGGTGTGCTCCGTAGACCCAGGGTGCTCAGTGGAGATGATAGCACCGCTTTGTTCGAGGATATCACGGCCCCATAGAATAGTAGGGAGTTCTGGCACAATGAGAGGCTGAAATAGCCCTTTGTGTCCATCTTCGTCCTCCCATGGAATTAATTTCCTAGTCTTTCGGGAGGGCGCTTCCCCAGTGGCACCTTGTATGGGAGGACCCGGTATGGTTTCCCATAGGTGTTCATAACAAATGGGGAAACAGGAGACTTCAGCTCCGGAGTCAAGGGTGCCATGAAACCATTGCCCTCCACCTTTTCCTCCAACTTTTATGGCTAGAAGAGGTTTATTTTGGTGGATGGGGATGGACCACATTATGGCTTTGGTGGTTTGCCTGTGGGGGGGGGACCCCTTGGTTGTGGGGCTGGGGTCCGCCcccttggaagtttaaaggcttgccGCTCTTATTTGTGCGTGACCGGCAGTCTCTGGCCCAGTGATAGCCATGCCCGCACCTTGGGCAAGGAGTGGGAGGCCCTGGAGCCCGATGGTTAGAAGGGCGGGGTCCTTGGGGGCAGTTGCGGGCGAAATGGCCCATTTCCCCGCATTTAAAGCAGCCTCCGGTAAGGGAGAGGGCCTTGGCCAGGGATGAGGCCAAGGTGTCGGTGAGGTTCTGGGTGGAATGTTTTATGGAGGTGGCTAGGGTGGTGGCTAGGACTTGGGTGGTTTGATCTAAGTCTTTGCACGCCAATATCCATTCATGTATGTCTTTATCACACACAGGCAAGATGGCCTGCTTGCAGGCCGAGTTTGCCCCTTCTAGGATAAGTT
Coding sequences:
- the LOC105746894 gene encoding endogenous retrovirus group K member 6 Pro protein-like is translated as MWSIPIHQNKPLLAIKVGGKGGGQWFHGTLDSGAEVSCFPICYEHLWETIPGPPIQGATGEAPSRKTRKLIPWEDEDGHKGLFQPLIVPELPTILWGRDILEQSGAIISTEHPGSTEHTQF